In Candidatus Bathyarchaeota archaeon, the following proteins share a genomic window:
- a CDS encoding hydrogenase iron-sulfur subunit, producing the protein MVESQAQIKNKPEELRIGVFICHCGLNIAGVLDIKELVEYAKTLPDVVFVKDNRYTCADPGQEEIRKAIREHRLNRVVVAACSPRMHEVTFRRTVSDVGLNPYLFEMANIREFSSWCHPSTPKEATEKAKDLIKMAVAKARLLMPLQTIEVPVTNKALVIGGGIAGMNAALDLAEMGFKVYLLEKSESIGGHMAQLDKTFPTLDCSICIEGPKMVDVGRHPNIEIISYADLLSVSGFIGNFKVRIRKNPRYVIAENCTGCGECKDVCPIEYPNEWDMGLGTRKAISVPFDQAVPLVYTINRDYCIECYKCVDACGARQAINFDQKPEEIELEVGAIIVATGYDIYLPYDNQLYGYGKYTNVITSLEFERLILAAGPTGGKVVRASDGQKPHSVAFIQCVGSRDTNKYPYCSNFCCMYTLKHVVQLKEKYKEDIEVYVFYMDMRTNFKGFEEFYQRARELGVNFIRGRVSRIFEDPKTKNLIIHAEDANLGMPIEVEVEMVVLATAAIPKKGTEDIARILNLTRGADGFFMESHPKLKPLDAPTDGIFLAGACQGPKDIPYSVSQGCGAAARAATVLSKKTWKIEPIIAVVDPSKCRNVATKCGICAERCPYGAIKAEEKKPAQVITAMCHGCGTCVAECPADTIQQMHFTDAQILAQLRAALEKDPEDKILAFLCNWCSYAGADLAGTSRFEYPPVIRPIRVMCSGRVDRDFVLEAFRLGAGMVLVAACHLPYDCHYISGNWKMKARMDALAPMLHKLGLSPERFRVEYISAAEGVKFAELIREMAEQMRTLGKERIKAENQKLKPILENMLKRKEKR; encoded by the coding sequence ATGGTCGAAAGCCAAGCTCAAATTAAAAACAAGCCTGAAGAACTTCGCATAGGCGTTTTCATATGTCATTGCGGCTTGAACATCGCCGGTGTCTTGGATATTAAAGAGCTCGTCGAATATGCAAAGACGCTTCCAGATGTTGTTTTCGTGAAGGACAACCGCTACACGTGCGCCGATCCAGGTCAGGAGGAAATTCGAAAAGCCATTAGAGAGCATAGGCTTAATCGTGTTGTGGTGGCTGCATGTTCACCGCGCATGCATGAAGTTACTTTTAGGCGGACAGTTTCTGATGTTGGCTTAAACCCATACCTTTTTGAGATGGCTAACATCCGAGAGTTTTCTTCATGGTGTCACCCAAGCACACCTAAGGAAGCCACTGAAAAAGCTAAAGACCTTATCAAGATGGCTGTGGCTAAGGCTAGACTGCTGATGCCATTGCAAACTATTGAGGTGCCCGTCACCAACAAGGCGCTAGTTATTGGCGGAGGCATAGCTGGCATGAACGCAGCCTTGGACTTGGCTGAGATGGGCTTCAAAGTCTACCTTTTAGAAAAGAGTGAAAGCATCGGCGGGCACATGGCGCAGTTGGACAAAACGTTTCCAACATTGGACTGTTCCATATGCATTGAAGGGCCAAAAATGGTTGATGTGGGTAGACATCCTAACATAGAGATTATTTCGTATGCAGATTTGCTTAGCGTCAGCGGTTTCATAGGCAACTTTAAAGTCCGCATTAGAAAGAACCCGCGTTACGTTATTGCCGAGAACTGCACTGGCTGCGGTGAGTGCAAGGACGTTTGCCCTATAGAGTATCCAAACGAGTGGGACATGGGACTTGGCACTAGAAAAGCTATATCCGTGCCCTTCGATCAAGCAGTACCGCTTGTTTACACGATTAACCGCGACTACTGTATTGAATGCTACAAGTGTGTAGACGCGTGTGGCGCCAGGCAAGCCATAAATTTTGACCAGAAACCTGAAGAAATCGAGCTTGAAGTGGGCGCCATAATTGTAGCTACGGGCTACGACATCTATCTGCCTTATGACAATCAGCTCTATGGCTATGGAAAATACACAAACGTAATAACCTCCTTAGAGTTTGAGAGACTGATTTTGGCAGCCGGTCCAACTGGCGGAAAGGTTGTGCGAGCCTCCGACGGGCAGAAACCTCACAGCGTGGCGTTCATTCAATGTGTTGGCTCTAGGGACACAAACAAGTACCCCTACTGTTCGAACTTCTGCTGTATGTACACGCTTAAACACGTGGTTCAGCTTAAGGAGAAATACAAAGAGGACATTGAGGTTTACGTTTTTTACATGGACATGAGAACCAACTTTAAAGGCTTTGAAGAGTTTTACCAACGTGCCCGCGAACTGGGCGTAAATTTCATTCGCGGCAGAGTAAGCCGCATATTCGAAGACCCGAAGACCAAGAACCTGATTATTCACGCCGAGGACGCAAATCTCGGCATGCCCATAGAAGTAGAAGTGGAAATGGTTGTTTTGGCGACAGCCGCCATCCCCAAGAAGGGCACGGAGGATATTGCCCGAATCCTAAACTTGACAAGAGGTGCAGACGGCTTTTTCATGGAGAGCCACCCGAAGCTTAAACCTTTAGACGCGCCGACAGATGGCATATTCTTGGCTGGAGCATGTCAAGGACCAAAAGACATCCCATACAGCGTTTCGCAAGGCTGCGGCGCCGCAGCCAGAGCCGCAACGGTGCTTTCAAAGAAGACTTGGAAGATTGAACCCATCATCGCGGTTGTAGACCCGAGTAAATGCCGCAATGTCGCGACTAAATGTGGCATTTGTGCCGAGCGTTGCCCCTACGGCGCTATAAAAGCTGAAGAAAAAAAGCCAGCCCAAGTTATAACTGCCATGTGTCACGGCTGCGGAACTTGTGTCGCCGAATGTCCAGCTGACACCATTCAACAAATGCACTTCACCGATGCACAGATACTGGCGCAGCTTCGCGCAGCTTTAGAGAAAGACCCAGAGGACAAGATTTTGGCTTTCTTATGCAACTGGTGTAGTTATGCAGGCGCTGACTTGGCTGGAACAAGTCGCTTTGAGTATCCACCCGTCATCCGCCCAATACGTGTTATGTGTTCCGGCAGAGTTGATCGCGACTTCGTGCTCGAAGCATTCCGGCTGGGCGCGGGCATGGTGCTTGTGGCAGCTTGCCACCTACCCTACGACTGCCACTATATCAGCGGAAACTGGAAAATGAAAGCTAGAATGGATGCCTTGGCACCCATGCTCCACAAGCTAGGCTTAAGCCCAGAACGGTTCCGTGTAGAATACATCTCAGCAGCGGAAGGCGTAAAATTTGCAGAGCTAATACGCGAAATGGCAGAACAAATGCGAACACTAGGAAAAGAACGCATAAAAGCAGAAAACCAGAAACTAAAGCCAATCCTAGAAAACATGCTTAAACGAAAAGAAAAACGTTAA
- a CDS encoding 4Fe-4S dicluster domain-containing protein, with amino-acid sequence MPIKILKKEDAETLTLEWILHVKNYRLTLNRKLCVGCEICSLACPKEAIKLIKQPKSADGKAQMAKVDITLEKCNFCGICDILCPYGAIKVTINGEHVLNVVEKESFPTLVRDIQVDAAKCPVGCVECEKACPLNLIKVSWQTPDGKTVMDVGNLSAKEKEGLKANVEVDKEHCPCCRVCEFKCPEGVLHVRKAFHGVIRIYPEKCPEGCRDCLDVCPVTGALYFSEADKKVHVNETFCVYCGTCKVVCPVNEALELKRTKIMHTPVRSGAWNKALERLASPLEVTKELKAKGSLRALNSVEKRFIRKVS; translated from the coding sequence TTGCCCATAAAAATCTTGAAGAAAGAAGATGCTGAAACCCTTACATTGGAATGGATTTTACATGTCAAAAATTACCGGTTAACCCTAAACAGGAAGCTTTGTGTTGGATGTGAAATCTGCAGCCTTGCATGCCCCAAGGAGGCTATCAAGCTTATAAAGCAACCTAAAAGTGCGGATGGTAAAGCGCAAATGGCGAAGGTTGACATAACCCTTGAAAAGTGCAATTTCTGCGGGATATGTGATATTCTATGTCCCTATGGCGCCATAAAAGTAACCATTAACGGCGAGCATGTCCTAAATGTGGTGGAGAAGGAAAGTTTTCCAACTCTTGTCCGCGACATTCAGGTGGATGCTGCCAAATGCCCGGTGGGTTGCGTGGAATGTGAGAAGGCTTGTCCGTTGAACCTTATTAAGGTTTCATGGCAGACTCCGGATGGCAAAACTGTTATGGATGTGGGCAATCTATCTGCGAAGGAAAAGGAAGGGTTGAAGGCCAACGTTGAAGTGGACAAGGAGCACTGTCCATGTTGCCGTGTCTGCGAGTTTAAATGTCCAGAAGGTGTACTTCATGTACGGAAAGCCTTCCATGGTGTGATTCGCATTTATCCAGAAAAGTGCCCGGAAGGCTGTAGAGACTGCTTGGACGTTTGCCCTGTAACTGGGGCACTTTACTTTTCTGAAGCTGACAAGAAGGTGCATGTAAATGAGACTTTCTGCGTTTATTGCGGAACATGCAAAGTTGTTTGTCCCGTAAACGAGGCACTGGAACTAAAGAGGACGAAAATTATGCATACTCCTGTCCGCTCTGGGGCTTGGAACAAGGCCTTGGAGCGTTTGGCTTCGCCTCTTGAAGTGACTAAAGAGTTGAAGGCTAAAGGTTCGCTTAGGGCTTTAAACTCTGTGGAAAAGAGGTTCATTCGGAAGGTGTCCTAA
- a CDS encoding class I SAM-dependent methyltransferase, protein MSEWNQKRDTMQHYNLMARSYDELYADEQKAKIETALEKVRIDSDSLVLDSGCGTGLLFGYLAEKAKAIVGLDISKSVLEEAKKRTKKFGNVYLVLADADYAPFRDCFFSHVFAVTLLQNMPDPQRTLAELKRVARKNAFLVVTGLKKKFSLAFFEFLLRKFNLKVIEIRNESDALKCYVAVCVKG, encoded by the coding sequence ATGAGCGAGTGGAATCAAAAGCGCGATACCATGCAACATTACAATTTGATGGCGAGATCGTACGATGAATTATACGCTGATGAACAGAAAGCAAAAATCGAAACAGCCCTTGAAAAAGTTAGGATAGACAGCGACAGCCTAGTCTTGGACAGCGGTTGTGGAACGGGTTTGCTGTTTGGATATTTGGCGGAGAAAGCTAAGGCGATTGTGGGGTTAGATATCTCAAAGAGTGTTCTGGAGGAAGCCAAAAAACGTACCAAAAAGTTTGGCAACGTGTATTTGGTCTTGGCTGATGCTGATTATGCGCCATTCCGAGACTGTTTTTTCAGCCATGTGTTTGCTGTAACACTACTGCAAAACATGCCTGATCCACAGAGAACATTAGCCGAGCTTAAAAGGGTTGCACGCAAAAACGCTTTCTTGGTTGTCACAGGTTTGAAAAAGAAGTTTTCTTTGGCCTTTTTTGAGTTTTTATTGCGTAAGTTTAATTTAAAAGTGATTGAAATTAGGAATGAAAGCGACGCACTTAAGTGCTACGTGGCCGTTTGCGTAAAAGGTTAA
- the nucS gene encoding endonuclease NucS gives MSAENLLNYKLPTVSVNPNINDAEKIIRVALSQHKTLLIVGNCWVHYHGRASSKLEPGERILIIKGDGSLLVHRSVGYEPVNWQPPGCIFHTKTSDNILEIHAFRQKPPETVQVFFDKVYMISALSLRDTGEFALYASEEDMQKAILAEPSLLEEDFKPISFEKKVEPGFVDVYGVDKKGRLVVVEIKRRTAGKEAVMQLAKYIEAVKTRTNREVRGILVAPNIAKDTRRLLETLGLEFKVLNPKKCAEILKRAETKGLEAYFREETSS, from the coding sequence TTGTCGGCGGAAAATTTGTTAAATTACAAGCTCCCTACGGTTTCAGTCAACCCAAACATAAACGATGCAGAAAAAATCATTAGGGTAGCCTTATCCCAACATAAAACACTGCTAATTGTTGGAAACTGCTGGGTTCACTATCATGGAAGGGCTTCCTCAAAACTTGAGCCGGGCGAACGTATCCTTATCATAAAGGGGGACGGATCACTTCTCGTCCACCGTTCAGTCGGCTATGAACCAGTTAACTGGCAACCACCGGGCTGCATATTCCACACAAAAACAAGCGACAACATTTTGGAGATTCATGCATTCAGACAGAAGCCTCCTGAAACTGTTCAAGTGTTTTTTGACAAAGTTTACATGATTTCAGCTCTAAGCCTAAGAGATACAGGCGAATTCGCCCTCTATGCCAGCGAAGAGGACATGCAGAAAGCCATTCTCGCGGAGCCCTCACTTTTAGAAGAGGACTTTAAGCCCATAAGTTTCGAGAAGAAGGTGGAACCAGGATTCGTGGACGTTTACGGCGTAGATAAAAAGGGACGCCTCGTGGTTGTGGAGATTAAACGCAGAACAGCCGGGAAAGAGGCTGTCATGCAGCTTGCCAAATACATTGAGGCTGTTAAAACACGCACAAATCGTGAAGTGCGCGGAATCCTTGTAGCGCCAAACATTGCCAAAGACACGCGGAGGCTGCTGGAAACCCTCGGATTGGAATTTAAGGTTTTAAACCCGAAAAAGTGCGCGGAAATCCTGAAAAGGGCGGAAACAAAAGGACTTGAAGCCTATTTTAGGGAGGAAACCTCATCGTGA
- a CDS encoding MBL fold metallo-hydrolase produces the protein MATFVETDNLKVLIDPGVSLAPLRYGLEPHPLEWRRLDETWESIKQYAEESDVLVVTHYHYDHHDPDYPELYRGKIVFVKHPSRNINLSQKNRAAYFLEAIKGLPKKLEIADGKSFTLGETTITFSRAVCHGTNPRLGYVTETCIACGGEKFLHTSDVEGPSLEDQIAFILEQKPDVLFVDGPMTYMLGYRYSFQSLETANANLIRAIKKGELHTLVLDHHFLRDLNYKVRVKPIYEEAQRHSVKVITAAEFAGRKIEMLEALRKELYAKYDMKEFTVKKRPLREE, from the coding sequence ATGGCGACTTTCGTGGAAACAGATAACTTAAAGGTTCTAATTGATCCGGGCGTTTCTTTGGCGCCCCTGCGTTACGGTTTAGAGCCGCATCCCCTTGAGTGGCGGAGGCTTGATGAAACATGGGAGAGCATCAAACAGTATGCTGAAGAATCCGACGTGCTTGTCGTTACACATTACCACTACGATCACCACGATCCAGACTACCCGGAACTTTATCGTGGAAAAATAGTCTTTGTCAAGCATCCAAGCCGGAACATTAACTTGAGCCAAAAGAATCGCGCCGCCTATTTTCTAGAAGCCATAAAAGGCTTGCCTAAAAAGTTAGAGATCGCGGATGGCAAAAGCTTCACGTTGGGCGAAACCACGATAACTTTTTCAAGGGCTGTTTGCCACGGCACAAACCCACGGCTAGGCTATGTGACAGAAACATGCATAGCTTGTGGCGGCGAAAAGTTTCTCCACACATCCGACGTGGAAGGCCCATCCCTTGAAGATCAAATAGCCTTCATCCTAGAACAGAAGCCAGATGTGCTCTTCGTGGATGGGCCTATGACATACATGCTGGGATACCGCTACTCCTTCCAAAGCCTAGAGACAGCCAACGCTAACTTAATCAGAGCCATCAAAAAGGGGGAATTGCACACGCTGGTTTTAGATCACCATTTCCTCCGTGACCTAAACTATAAAGTGCGAGTGAAGCCCATTTACGAAGAAGCCCAAAGACACAGTGTAAAAGTCATAACAGCCGCGGAGTTCGCTGGAAGGAAAATTGAAATGTTGGAAGCCTTGCGAAAGGAGCTTTACGCCAAATATGACATGAAAGAATTCACAGTTAAAAAGCGTCCACTGAGAGAGGAGTAG
- a CDS encoding inorganic diphosphatase: MNLWRDIPCGEKPPEILNMIIEVISGSRDKYEYNIKWEAFVLDRIIPSSVVFPVEYGFVPQTWFDDEDPLDIMALSYEPLEVGCLVKVRVIGALIIEDEKGIDPKILSVLVNDARFDGYKDISDVHPHKLREIQEFFETYKRLEPHKWVKFKEWKNAKEAMKIVEYAIKKFRESKK, from the coding sequence ATGAATCTTTGGCGCGATATCCCATGCGGCGAAAAGCCTCCTGAAATCCTAAACATGATTATCGAAGTTATCAGTGGTTCAAGAGATAAATACGAGTATAATATTAAATGGGAAGCCTTTGTTTTAGACCGCATAATACCTTCCTCGGTGGTTTTTCCCGTCGAGTACGGTTTTGTTCCGCAAACATGGTTTGACGATGAAGACCCTTTGGATATTATGGCGCTTAGCTATGAGCCCCTTGAAGTAGGCTGCCTCGTAAAGGTTAGGGTTATAGGCGCATTAATAATCGAGGACGAGAAGGGCATAGACCCAAAAATATTGTCGGTGCTTGTAAACGACGCAAGGTTTGACGGCTACAAGGACATAAGCGACGTGCACCCCCACAAGCTTAGGGAAATCCAAGAATTTTTCGAAACCTACAAGCGCCTAGAGCCCCACAAGTGGGTCAAGTTTAAGGAATGGAAAAACGCCAAAGAAGCCATGAAAATCGTGGAATACGCCATAAAAAAGTTTCGGGAATCAAAGAAATAG